From Pyxicephalus adspersus chromosome 7, UCB_Pads_2.0, whole genome shotgun sequence, a single genomic window includes:
- the HYLS1 gene encoding centriolar and ciliogenesis-associated protein HYLS1 encodes DTGLGHFSHIVPGRSADTGLGHFSHIDPEHSADTGLGHFSHIVPGRSADTGLGHFSHIVPEHSTDTGLGHFSHIGSECSTDSSVADCSLPLSVSEDELRTELSLLGFPAVPRHRLLQFKEELEHLMRSQPASETNSGATAQSEKENIPSPLLVEASSNHEVFLVPLDYSKHTVSLGAPGQEKKRAITRKVLRKKSNGQLEVCDESTLSSEENLSITDKSVEGESRMSSRQSHTSSVDCVKSFIRVPPYSLLEQYRQHSDPVGRYHEYKHSWDAVQRVLERNRKELRWGVRERMMSAPPAPLPRSLPAPNAYIIPTNKKRYDLRWAIRQDLATGNIPRGSSSS; translated from the coding sequence GACACCGGCTTGGGACATTTCTCACACATTGTCCCGGGACGTTCCGCAGACACCGGCTTGGGACATTTCTCACACATTGACCCGGAACATTCTGCAGACACCGGCTTGGGACATTTCTCACACATTGTCCCGGGACGTTCCGCAGACACCGGCTTGGGACATTTCTCACACATTGTCCCGGAACATTCCACAGACACCGGCTTGGGACATTTCTCACACATTGGCTCGGAATGTTCCACAGACAGCTCTGTAGCAGATTGTTCTCTGCCGCTTTCGGTCTCTGAGGATGAGCTGCGCACAGAACTCTCTCTCTTAGGATTCCCTGCTGTTCCCAGACACAGACTTCTACAGTTCAAGGAAGAGCTGGAACATCTGATGAGGAGCCAGCCAGCATCAGAAACAAATTCAGGAGCCACGGCCCAATCAGAGAAGGAGAATATTCCTTCCCCATTGCTTGTAGAGGCCAGCTCCAATCATGAAGTATTTTTGGTTCCGCTGGACTACAGCAAGCACACGGTCAGTCTGGGTGCTCCaggacaggaaaagaaaagagcGATAACCCGCAAAGTCCTGCGAAAGAAAAGTAATGGACAGCTTGAGGTGTGCGATGAGTCCACACTGTCAAGTGAAGAAAACCTCTCCATTACCGATAAATCAGTGGAAGGGGAAAGCCGAATGTCATCTAGACAGTCACATACCTCATCTGTGGATTGCGTCAAATCCTTCATCCGTGTGCCGCCATATTCACTATTGGAGCAGTACAGACAGCACTCTGACCCGGTGGGCCGTTACCATGAATATAAGCATAGCTGGGATGCTGTACAGAGAGTTCTGGAACGCAATAGGAAGGAGCTGCGCTGGGGAGTCCGAGAGAGGATGATGTCGGCACCGCCTGCACCTCTTCCACGATCCCTCCCAGCACCAAACGCCTACATCATCCCCACCAATAAGAAGAGGTATGACCTACGCTGGGCCATCCGTCAAGACCTGGCCACTGGTAATATCCCACGTGGCAGCAGCAGCTCCTGA
- the SLC5A2 gene encoding sodium/glucose cotransporter 2, translating to MYTDTVQTFVIIGGACVLAGFAFNAVGGYGALMEKYMNATPSILDNITVTCASPRSDALHLLRDANTGDLPWPALIVGLTIVATWYWCSDQVIVQRCLAARSLKHVKLGCVLCGYLKILPMFLMVMPGMISRVLYPDEVACVVPEECLRICSAPTGCSNIAYPKLVVELMPRGLRGLMLAVMLAALMSSLASIFNSSSTLFTIDIWKKLRPQAAEKELILVGRVWTVCLVAFSIAWIPVVQAAQGGQLFDYIQSVASFLAPPIAAVFFLALFVKRVNEPGAFWGLIGGLILGLCRMVPEFAFGSGSCSVPSSCPAVICGVHYLYFAIILFICSAIIILAVSYCTPSIPDKQLYRLVFSLRHSQEPREEMGKPGVYETDAQEKGPSGLPDIQEDPRDARLVDINAVIMMSCAIFLWAYYA from the exons ATGTATACAGACACTGTACAAACCTTTGTGATTATTGGAGGAGCCTGTGTCCTGGCCGGCTTCG ctTTTAATGCTGTGGGAGGATACGGTGCCCTCATGGAGAAATACATGAACGCCACACCCAGCATTCTGGACAACATCACCGTCACATGTGCCTCTCCTCGCTCAGATGCTCTGCACTTGTTGCGTGATGCGAATACCGGGGATCTTCCATGGCCAGCTCTGATTGTGGGACTGACCATTGTGGCTACCTGGTATTGGTGCAGTGACCAG GTCATTGTTCAGCGGTGTCTAGCCGCTCGTTCACTCAAACATGTTAAGTtggggtgtgtgctgtgcggttATCTGAAGATCCTGCCAATGTTTCTGATGGTAATGCCAGGAATGATTAGCAGAGTTCTATACCCCG ATGAAGTGGCTTGTGTCGTACCAGAAGAATGTCTGCGGATTTGTAGTGCGCCAACTGGATGCTCAAACATTGCCTATCCAAAGCTAGTTGTAGAACTGATGCCCAGAG GTCTGCGTGGTCTTATGCTTGCAGTTATGTTAGCTGCCCTCATGAGCAGTCTGGCTTCCATATTTAATAGCAGCAGCACTCTCTTCACTATTGATATCTGGAAGAAACTGAGGCCTCAGGCTGCAGAGAAAGAGCTGATTCTGGTTGGGAG AGTGTGGACGGTATGCCTTGTGGCATTCAGTATAGCGTGGATCCCCGTGGTCCAAGCTGCTCAAGGTGGGCAATTGTTTGACTACATTCAGTCCGTGGCAAGTTTCCTGGCACCACCCATTGCGGCGGTCTTTTTCCTAGCACTGTTTGTTAAGAGAGTGAATGAGCCG GGTGCCTTCTGGGGTCTGATTGGAGGGCTCATCCTGGGTCTTTGTCGCATGGTGCCTGAATTTGCCTTTGGATCAGGAAGCTGTTCTGTCCCCAGCTCCTGTCCTGCAGTCATCTGCGGAGTTCATTATCTCTACTTTGCTATTATTCTTTTCATCTGCTCTGCAATAATTATCCTGGCTGTATCCTACTGCACACCATCAATTCCGGACAAGCAG CTCTATCGTCTGGTGTTTAGCCTTCGGCACAGCCAAGAGCCACGGGAAGAGATGGGGAAGCCAG GGGTCTATGAGACAGATGCTCAGGAAAAGGGCCCCTCTGGTCTGCCAGACATCCAAGAGGACCCCAGAGATGCGCGACTTGTCGATATCAATGCTGTGATCATGATGAGCTGTGCCATCTTCCTGTGGGCGTACTATGCCTGA
- the PUS3 gene encoding tRNA pseudouridine(38/39) synthase, whose protein sequence is HLEELSQVSTRGDVQELDKSQKGGQRGKKRPQRPFDFSAHPKKHVALRLAYLGWNYQGFASQENTSNTVEEVIFNALTKTRLIENRQTSNYHRCGRTDRGVSALGQVISLDLRSAVEGKPAVRYAQMLNRVLPADIRVLSWAVVPSTFSARFSCRSRTYRYLFPCAQLDVEAMDRAARMLEGTHDFRNLCKMDVANGVVNFIRTVVSARVEPVPELSQEGGPFQLYHLQITGLAFLYHQVRCIMGVLFLIGQGKEEPDVIRELLDVKKNPCKPQYNMAVEFPLVLYDCLFDDVDWLSEKDVHTITVSHLQRIWTQEAVKMQILRMALQCLDSVPVAMGSGEKPIPWIHHETDIVSHSSGLVEGVSARNYTPLMKRPVCQGLEERVQHYVKRGRIIAPPSGDIQRKIEKYSQVTEESAEACSHDTNDQNNSKRARIRSEEELV, encoded by the exons CATTTGGAGGAATTGTCTCAGGTGTCCACAAGGGGCGATGTACAGGAATTGGACAAATCACAGAAAGGTGGGCAGCGAGGAAAGAAACGGCCACAGCGTCCATTTGATTTCTCTGCCCACCCTAAGAAGCATGTGGCACTTCGCCTGGCGTACCTGGGCTGGAACTATCAAGGCTTTGCCAGTCAGGAGAACACAAGTAACACCGTGGAAGAGGTGATCTTCAATGCGCTGACCAAGACTCGGCTAATAGAAAACAGACAGACATCAAACTATCACCGGTGTGGGAGGACAGACCGGGGCGTCAGTGCACTGGGACAG GTGATTTCTCTTGACCTTCGCTCGGCCGTGGAGGGAAAACCTGCGGTCCGCTATGCACAAATGTTGAACCGTGTTCTTCCTGCAGACATTAGGGTGCTGAGCTGGGCTGTCGTCCCCTCCACGTTCAGTGCCCGTTTTAGCTGCCGTTCTCGTACATATCGTTACTTATTTCCATGTGCTCAGCTGGATGTGGAAGCCATGGACCGCGCAGCCCGCATGTTGGAGGGGACTCATGATTTTCGAAACCTCTGCAAAATGGATGTGGCCAATGGGGTGGTAAATTTCATCCGCACAGTAGTCAGTGCAAGAGTGGAGCCGGTCCCAGAGCTGTCACAGGAGGGCGGGCCCTTCCAACTCTACCATCTACAGATTACAGGATTGGCCTTCCTTTACCACCAAGTGCGCTGCATTATGGGAGTTCTGTTTCTGATTGGCCAGGGCAAAGAAGAGCCTGATGTGATCAGAGAACTTCTGGATGTGAAGAAGAATCCATGCAAGCCTCAATACAA TATGGCAGTGGAGTTCCCGTTAGTTCTCTATGACTGCTTGTTTGATGATGTGGATTGGCTCAGTGAGAAGGACGTTCACACAATCACGGTGTCTCACCTACAACGTATTTGGACACAGGAAGCGGTGAAGATGCAGATCCTGCGAATGGCCCTGCAGTGTCTGGACTCGGTGCCGGTTGCTATGGGTTCAG GTGAGAAGCCCATTCCATGGATTCACCATGAAACAGACATTGTCAGCCATAGCAGCGGCCTGGTGGAAGGGGTGAGTGCCCGTAACTACACCCCACTGATGAAGAGGCCGGTGTGTCAGGGCCTGGAGGAGAGAGTGCAGCACTATGTAAAGCGGGGAAGGATCATAGCGCCTCCTAGCGGTGATATacagagaaaaatagaaaagtacTCGCAGGTGACAGAAGAATCTGCTGAGGCTTGCAGCCATGATACAAATGACCAGAACAACTCAAAGAGGGCACGGATCAGGTCAGAGGAGGAGCTGGTGTAA